A genomic window from Providencia alcalifaciens includes:
- a CDS encoding DUF3156 family protein, translating into MSLYVTLPKLSWWKRLTQKRLPTGYQAGLTLNRIEKDIAPYVCEWGAPGVLLIQLPQGIKVEVTERVKTLFMAFIVHSRFAVSGKCDNALVAQIDVKTTGSTRKKQVHFTTQQADGKFFVKNLEQYPVIRQTFEELDFTHCHIAVKNGVWRCEIEPYTASEMVSRIPAARRYLRLTDQQRHRLLSALQLISQLMNQQASHQ; encoded by the coding sequence TTGAGCCTTTACGTAACCTTGCCTAAGTTATCGTGGTGGAAAAGGCTAACTCAAAAGCGCCTCCCGACAGGGTATCAAGCGGGGTTAACTTTAAATCGGATAGAGAAAGATATTGCCCCTTATGTTTGTGAGTGGGGGGCACCTGGAGTGCTCCTCATCCAATTGCCTCAAGGCATTAAAGTGGAGGTGACTGAGCGTGTGAAAACCTTGTTTATGGCGTTTATTGTGCATAGCCGCTTTGCAGTTTCGGGAAAATGTGACAACGCGCTGGTGGCACAGATTGATGTGAAAACAACAGGATCTACACGGAAAAAACAGGTTCATTTCACGACTCAGCAAGCGGATGGGAAATTTTTTGTCAAAAACTTAGAACAGTACCCGGTGATCCGCCAAACTTTCGAAGAGCTAGACTTCACTCACTGTCATATTGCTGTCAAAAATGGCGTTTGGCGTTGTGAAATTGAGCCTTATACCGCTTCGGAAATGGTCAGTAGGATCCCCGCTGCTCGGCGTTATTTACGTTTGACTGACCAGCAACGCCATCGATTGTTAAGCGCATTACAGCTGATTTCTCAGCTTATGAACCAACAGGCTTCTCACCAATAA
- a CDS encoding APC family permease encodes MNLSSKLTSHIEKGKVGFPTTLASSVGVIMASPVILTVTSGFGIGGDTFALAVLLSFIMMQAQLTTFSEAAAILPTSGSVYDYISCGMGRFWAITGALSAYLIVHVFAGTAETILSGIMALVNFESLNTVLETNNSSWMVGVGLVVAFGLLNAFGIEAFGKVEVVLTFAMWSTLVIFSICGLLMPFHVSAEGWFGQGLNISDPTIVLSFVGMAMFMFVGCELVTPMAPEIKNSAKVIPRAMAIGLCGVAFCMFLFGAALTNQVENVIVDPQNGVSLLETPMAIPAFAGQIMGDFGKYWIGIALLLAGGATINTLMAAVPRILYGMALDGALPKVFAYLHPRFKTPVFGILVAVMIPCLHAFAIQGDLDRIIPLVLAAVCSWGTAYLLVTISVVLLRIRRPDLHRAYRSPFFPIPQIISSVGIILAIVYITPPGMNKADVYIPFAIMLGLTASYALGWTVLVQKVNPFKPVPVEQVLSNSFDDDNAEEVELEPLRNLA; translated from the coding sequence ATGAATTTATCCTCAAAATTAACATCACATATTGAAAAAGGTAAGGTTGGCTTTCCAACAACGCTCGCCAGTTCGGTTGGCGTGATTATGGCAAGCCCTGTGATCCTCACTGTAACTAGTGGTTTTGGGATTGGTGGAGATACTTTTGCCTTAGCCGTTTTACTGAGCTTTATCATGATGCAGGCTCAATTAACCACATTTTCTGAAGCGGCGGCAATTTTACCGACTTCCGGTTCCGTTTACGATTATATCTCCTGTGGTATGGGGCGTTTTTGGGCAATAACAGGGGCGCTGTCAGCCTATCTGATTGTTCACGTTTTTGCTGGCACCGCAGAGACTATTTTGTCCGGCATTATGGCGTTAGTGAACTTTGAAAGCCTGAATACGGTGCTGGAAACCAATAACTCCTCTTGGATGGTGGGGGTTGGGTTAGTTGTGGCATTCGGTTTACTGAATGCATTTGGTATCGAAGCTTTCGGCAAGGTGGAAGTGGTGCTCACTTTTGCAATGTGGAGTACGTTGGTGATTTTCAGTATTTGTGGGCTACTGATGCCATTTCATGTTTCCGCAGAAGGCTGGTTTGGTCAAGGGCTGAATATTTCTGACCCGACCATCGTTCTCAGCTTTGTGGGAATGGCGATGTTTATGTTTGTCGGCTGTGAGTTAGTGACACCAATGGCGCCTGAAATTAAAAACTCAGCCAAAGTGATCCCGCGTGCGATGGCGATTGGCTTATGCGGCGTAGCATTCTGTATGTTTTTGTTTGGTGCGGCACTCACAAACCAAGTCGAAAACGTGATTGTCGACCCTCAAAATGGCGTGAGTCTATTAGAAACACCGATGGCTATTCCTGCATTTGCTGGGCAAATTATGGGTGACTTCGGTAAATACTGGATTGGGATTGCATTATTGCTAGCGGGTGGGGCGACCATTAACACCTTAATGGCAGCGGTTCCGCGTATTCTTTACGGTATGGCGTTAGATGGGGCATTACCAAAAGTATTTGCCTATTTACACCCTCGTTTTAAAACGCCTGTGTTCGGTATTTTAGTGGCGGTGATGATCCCTTGTTTGCATGCATTTGCTATCCAAGGGGATTTAGACAGAATTATCCCGTTGGTGCTGGCGGCTGTATGTTCGTGGGGAACGGCGTACTTATTAGTGACGATTTCTGTGGTGTTATTGCGTATTCGTCGCCCTGATTTGCACCGTGCTTATCGCTCACCATTCTTCCCTATCCCTCAAATTATTTCGAGTGTGGGGATTATTCTAGCAATTGTTTACATCACGCCTCCGGGCATGAATAAAGCGGACGTGTATATTCCATTTGCCATTATGTTGGGATTAACCGCGAGTTATGCATTAGGTTGGACCGTGTTAGTGCAGAAAGTGAATCCATTTAAGCCTGTTCCGGTTGAACAAGTATTGTCTAATTCATTTGACGATGATAATGCAGAGGAGGTGGAACTTGAGCCTTTACGTAACCTTGCCTAA